A segment of the bacterium genome:
CAATCCCACCCGCGGCCTCGACATCGCCGCCGCCGAGGCCGTGTACGCGGCGCTCCTGCAGGCGCTGGCGCGCGGCGCCGCCGTGGTGCTGATCTCGACCGATCTCGACGAAATCGTCGCGCGCGCCCACCGCGTCGCGGTGCTCTATCGCGGCGAGCTGAGCGCCCCGCTGGAACGCCCGTTTCCGCTGCAGCGACTGGGCCTCATGCTGGCCGGGAGCGCCGCGGCGTGAGTCTCGATCGCCTCTGGCCGTCGCTGGCGGCGCTGGTGGTGGCGCTGGCCGGCAGCGCCCTGCTCATTGCGGTCGCCGGCGGCAACCCGCTGGTGGCGCTGAGCGCCCTCGGACGCGGCGCGTTCGGCAGCGCCGCGGCCTGGTCGGAGATCGGCGTGCGCGCCTGTCCCCTGCTGCTCACCGGGCTGGCGGTGGCGATCGCCTTCCGCGCCGGCATCTGGAACATCGGCGCCGAGGGACAGTTGCTGGCGGGCGCGGTCGTGGTCGCCTGGCTCGGCAGCCGGATCGGCGACTGGCCGCCCCTGGTGGCGAGCGCGACGGCGCTGACCGCCGCCGCGCTCGGCGGCGCGGCCTGGGCGGGCGTCGCCGGCGTGCTGCGCACGGCGCGCGGCATCGACGAGGTGATCAGCACGATCATGCTCAACTTCATCGCCCTCGGCCTGGTCGGCTGGCTCGTCCACGGCCCCCTGATGGAAGCCGCGGGCGCCTACCCGCAGACCGACGCCGTCGCCGCGGCGGTGCGCCTGCCGCGGTTGTTCGCCGGCTATCGCGTCCACGCCGGCCTCGGACTGGCGCTGCTCGCCGCCGCCGGCGCCGCCGTCTTGCTCTTCCGCACCGTGCTCGGGTTCGAAATGCGGGCCGCGGGCCTGAACCTGCTCGCGGCGCGGCTCGCCGGGCTGCGCACCACCGGCGCCCTGTTGAGCGCCCTGGCGCTCAGCGGCGCGCTCGCCGGCCTGGCCGGCGGCATCGAGGTCAGCGCCGTCACCTTCCGCCTCTACGACAACTTCTCGCCCGGCTACGGCTTCACGGCCATCGCCGTCGCGCTGCTCGGCCGCCTGCACCCGCTCGGCGTCGTCGCGGCCGCCGTCTTCTTCGCCGCCCTCGACGTCGGCTCGAGCGCCATGCAGAGCGCCGCCGGCGTCTCGGCGGTGCTCGTCTCCGCCGTGCAGGCGATCGTCATCCTCTCGTTGCTGGCGTTCGAGCGGCGCCGGCCGCTGGCGAGCGCCGGATGACCGCCGACCTGCTCACCGCGCTCGTCGCGTCGACGATCACCATGGCGGTGCCGCTGCTGTTCGCGGCGCTCGGCGAGCTGATCGCCGAACGCGCCGGCGTCCTCAACATCGGCCTCGAGGGCATGCTGCTGAGCGGCGCCTTCGTCGCCCTCGTCGTCGCCTTGCTGAGCGGCTCGCCGGCGCTCGGCGCCGCCGGCGCGCTGGCGGTCGGCGCCGGCCTCGGCGGCGGCCTCGGCGTGTTCGTGGC
Coding sequences within it:
- a CDS encoding ABC transporter permease gives rise to the protein MSLDRLWPSLAALVVALAGSALLIAVAGGNPLVALSALGRGAFGSAAAWSEIGVRACPLLLTGLAVAIAFRAGIWNIGAEGQLLAGAVVVAWLGSRIGDWPPLVASATALTAAALGGAAWAGVAGVLRTARGIDEVISTIMLNFIALGLVGWLVHGPLMEAAGAYPQTDAVAAAVRLPRLFAGYRVHAGLGLALLAAAGAAVLLFRTVLGFEMRAAGLNLLAARLAGLRTTGALLSALALSGALAGLAGGIEVSAVTFRLYDNFSPGYGFTAIAVALLGRLHPLGVVAAAVFFAALDVGSSAMQSAAGVSAVLVSAVQAIVILSLLAFERRRPLASAG